In Eretmochelys imbricata isolate rEreImb1 chromosome 14, rEreImb1.hap1, whole genome shotgun sequence, a genomic segment contains:
- the TRIM39 gene encoding E3 ubiquitin-protein ligase TRIM39 isoform X1, with amino-acid sequence MFGLLVMELFPIQHPRFRTLCLQLTAAQIVGEGTTCPEPLRDPRSVLGIGCWLVAAACCECSTHSCGVKPKSTMATTNPLENLQVEASCSVCLEYLKDPVIIDCGHNFCRVCITRWWEELNRDFPCPVCRKTFRHRTLKPNRQLGNMVEIAKQLQATKRKVRDESLCGKHNEVLNLFCKEDQEAVCLVCEISHDHRSHTVVPLDDASLEYKEKLQQCLEPLERKLQDIAHCKSQEEKKPGELKRKVESRRQLIVSEFEELHQFLEEEQQVLLRRLEEEEKEILQKLKDNVAQLSDHRLSLNQLITEIEEKCLQSGIEMLKDIKSTLERCETVQTMELASVPIKLEKNFCSFPRQYFVLRKIIKRLIGDVTLDPETAHPNLVLSEDRKSVKFVDTRLRDLPDTPRRFTIYPCVLATEGFTSGRHYWEVEVGDKTHWALGVCKDSVSRKGELMALPETGYWRVRLWNGDKYAATTTPFTPLHLLVKPKRVGVFLDYEAGRVSFYNVTDRSHIYTFTDTFTEKIWPLFYPGIRAGRKNAAPLVIRTPTDWE; translated from the exons ATGTTTGGGCTCCTTGTAATGGAATTGTTTCCCATACAACATCCACGTTTCCGCACTCTGTGCCTTCAGCTTACCGCTGCCCAGATTGTGGGAGAGGGCACCACTTGCCCAGAGCCACTGAGAGATCCACGGAGCGTGTTGGGGATCGGCTGCTGGCTCGTCGCTGCAGCCTGCTGCGAATGCTCAACCCATTCTTGTGGAGTGAAACCAAAAA GTACCATGGCTACCACCAACCCCCTGGAGAACCTGCAGGTGGAGGCTAGCTGCTCCGTCTGCCTGGAGTACCTGAAGGACCCGGTCATCATCGACTGTGGCCACAACTTCTGCCGGGTCTGCATCACCCGCTGGTGGGAGGAACTGAACCGGGACTTCCCCTGTCCCGTCTGCCGCAAGACCTTCCGCCACCGCACCCTCAAGCCCAACCGGCAACTGGGCAACATGGTGGAGATAGCCAAGCAGCTGCAGGCCACCAAGCGCAAGGTGCGGGACGAGAGCTTGTGCGGGAAGCACAACGAGGTGCTCAACCTCTTCTGCAAGGAGGACCAGGAGGCCGTCTGCCTGGTGTGCGAGATCtcccacgaccaccgctcccacaCCGTGGTGCCCCTGGACGACGCCTCCCTGGAGTACAAG GAGAAGCTGCAGCAGTGTCTGGAGCCTCTGGAGCGGAAGCTGCAGGACATTGCCCACTGCAAATCCCAGGAGGAGAAGAAACCCGGAGAGCTGAAG AGAAAGGTGGAGAGCCGTCGGCAGCTGATTGTGAGTGAGTTTGAAGAGCTGCACCAGTtcctggaggaggagcagcaggtgCTGCTGCGAcgactggaggaggaggagaaggagatcctgcagaagctaaaggacaacgTGGCCCAGCTGTCAGACCACCGCCTCTCCCTCAACCAGCTCATCACTGAGATTGAGGAGAAGTGCCTGCAGTCGGGCATCGAGATGCTCAAG GACATAAAGAGCACCCTGGAAAG GTGTGAGACGGTGCAGACCATGGAACTGGCCTCGGTCCCCATCAAGCTGGAGAAGAATTTCTGCAGCTTCCCGCGGCAGTACTTCGTCCTGCGCAAGATCATCAAGAGGTTGATCG GAGACGTGACCCTGGACCCTGAGACGGCCCATCCCAACCTGGTGCTCTCCGAGGACCGCAAGAGCGTGAAGTTCGTGGACACGCGTCTGCGGGACCTGCCTGACACCCCACGTCGCTTCACCATCTACCCCTGCGTCCTGGCGACCGAGGGCTTCACCTCGGGCCGCcactactgggaggtggaggtgggcgACAAGACGCACTGGGCCCTGGGTGTCTGCAAGGACTCGGTGAGCCGCAAAGGCGAACTGATGGCCCTGCCCGAGACGGGTTACTGGCGAGTGCGGCTGTGGAACGGCGACAAGTACGCGGCCACCACCACCCCCTTCACCCCGCTGCACCTCCTTGTGAAGCCCAAGCGGGTGGGCGTCTTCCTGGACTATGAGGCCGGGCGGGTGTCCTTCTACAACGTGACCGACCGCTCCCACATCTACACCTTCACGGACACCTTCACCGAGAAGATCTGGCCCCTCTTCTACCCGGGCATCCGCGCCGGACGCAAGAACGCCGCCCCCCTCGTCATCCGCACCCCCACGGACTGGGAGTGA
- the TRIM39 gene encoding E3 ubiquitin-protein ligase TRIM39 isoform X2, with the protein MATTNPLENLQVEASCSVCLEYLKDPVIIDCGHNFCRVCITRWWEELNRDFPCPVCRKTFRHRTLKPNRQLGNMVEIAKQLQATKRKVRDESLCGKHNEVLNLFCKEDQEAVCLVCEISHDHRSHTVVPLDDASLEYKEKLQQCLEPLERKLQDIAHCKSQEEKKPGELKRKVESRRQLIVSEFEELHQFLEEEQQVLLRRLEEEEKEILQKLKDNVAQLSDHRLSLNQLITEIEEKCLQSGIEMLKDIKSTLERCETVQTMELASVPIKLEKNFCSFPRQYFVLRKIIKRLIGDVTLDPETAHPNLVLSEDRKSVKFVDTRLRDLPDTPRRFTIYPCVLATEGFTSGRHYWEVEVGDKTHWALGVCKDSVSRKGELMALPETGYWRVRLWNGDKYAATTTPFTPLHLLVKPKRVGVFLDYEAGRVSFYNVTDRSHIYTFTDTFTEKIWPLFYPGIRAGRKNAAPLVIRTPTDWE; encoded by the exons ATGGCTACCACCAACCCCCTGGAGAACCTGCAGGTGGAGGCTAGCTGCTCCGTCTGCCTGGAGTACCTGAAGGACCCGGTCATCATCGACTGTGGCCACAACTTCTGCCGGGTCTGCATCACCCGCTGGTGGGAGGAACTGAACCGGGACTTCCCCTGTCCCGTCTGCCGCAAGACCTTCCGCCACCGCACCCTCAAGCCCAACCGGCAACTGGGCAACATGGTGGAGATAGCCAAGCAGCTGCAGGCCACCAAGCGCAAGGTGCGGGACGAGAGCTTGTGCGGGAAGCACAACGAGGTGCTCAACCTCTTCTGCAAGGAGGACCAGGAGGCCGTCTGCCTGGTGTGCGAGATCtcccacgaccaccgctcccacaCCGTGGTGCCCCTGGACGACGCCTCCCTGGAGTACAAG GAGAAGCTGCAGCAGTGTCTGGAGCCTCTGGAGCGGAAGCTGCAGGACATTGCCCACTGCAAATCCCAGGAGGAGAAGAAACCCGGAGAGCTGAAG AGAAAGGTGGAGAGCCGTCGGCAGCTGATTGTGAGTGAGTTTGAAGAGCTGCACCAGTtcctggaggaggagcagcaggtgCTGCTGCGAcgactggaggaggaggagaaggagatcctgcagaagctaaaggacaacgTGGCCCAGCTGTCAGACCACCGCCTCTCCCTCAACCAGCTCATCACTGAGATTGAGGAGAAGTGCCTGCAGTCGGGCATCGAGATGCTCAAG GACATAAAGAGCACCCTGGAAAG GTGTGAGACGGTGCAGACCATGGAACTGGCCTCGGTCCCCATCAAGCTGGAGAAGAATTTCTGCAGCTTCCCGCGGCAGTACTTCGTCCTGCGCAAGATCATCAAGAGGTTGATCG GAGACGTGACCCTGGACCCTGAGACGGCCCATCCCAACCTGGTGCTCTCCGAGGACCGCAAGAGCGTGAAGTTCGTGGACACGCGTCTGCGGGACCTGCCTGACACCCCACGTCGCTTCACCATCTACCCCTGCGTCCTGGCGACCGAGGGCTTCACCTCGGGCCGCcactactgggaggtggaggtgggcgACAAGACGCACTGGGCCCTGGGTGTCTGCAAGGACTCGGTGAGCCGCAAAGGCGAACTGATGGCCCTGCCCGAGACGGGTTACTGGCGAGTGCGGCTGTGGAACGGCGACAAGTACGCGGCCACCACCACCCCCTTCACCCCGCTGCACCTCCTTGTGAAGCCCAAGCGGGTGGGCGTCTTCCTGGACTATGAGGCCGGGCGGGTGTCCTTCTACAACGTGACCGACCGCTCCCACATCTACACCTTCACGGACACCTTCACCGAGAAGATCTGGCCCCTCTTCTACCCGGGCATCCGCGCCGGACGCAAGAACGCCGCCCCCCTCGTCATCCGCACCCCCACGGACTGGGAGTGA